From a region of the Phaseolus vulgaris cultivar G19833 chromosome 6, P. vulgaris v2.0, whole genome shotgun sequence genome:
- the LOC137833458 gene encoding uncharacterized protein translates to MSVSRQNTNCVKDVNPQSENWILIARVICLWFVSDFMKTKFPFSMEMVIQDKDGDRIHVSVRRTLIYKFQNDIFEDKVYSFNFFSVSTNSGSYRTTCHQYKINFQFGTKVTSVGNDLISLDMFLNEYVFTDVIGILTGMGTERELNRSGSTIKLNVISIEADGYHIECTLFGNYVDELNAFLSSGELENIVISVHFAKTRMIESTDSPTQGLSQLCDSGKQNVEDEFISFIHRNTIQGPKDCKEESTFVILATIKHIVADVNWWYRACLCGKVVYPDSKMFFCEKCNKHVIKVQQRYKLKLRVIDETDSTTFVLFDRDATTLINKSCTELFETHDKNGDSSVLPKDFDLLINKVVLFKVGCVKDQSLRIGDGRFQKNDVGESTEGGSCRQGRRLLQPYCQSDSPAGSDTAAADHC, encoded by the exons ATGTCTGTGTCAAGACAAAATACAAATTGTGTGAAAGATGTTAATCCACAAAGTGAAAATTGGATCCTGATAGCAAGGGTTATATGTTTGTGGTTTGTTTCTGATTTTATGAAAACAAAGTTTCCATTCTCCATGGAAATGGTCATACAAGACAAAGAT GGTGATAGAATTCATGTTTCCGTTAGAAGAactctaatttataaatttcaaaatgatatttttgaGGATAAAGTTTATTCCTTCAATTTCTTTAGTGTGTCTActaattcaggatcttatcgcACTACCTGTCACCAatacaaaatcaattttcagTTTGGAACCAAAGTAACCTCTGTTGGTAATGATCTG ATTTCTTTGGACAtgtttttaaatgaatatgttTTTACAGATGTTATTGGAATATTAACTGGTATGGGAACTGAAAGAGAGCTGAATAGATCAGGGTCAACAATTAAGTTAAATGTGATTTCTATTGAAGCTGATGG CTACCATATTGAGTGTACTTTATTTGGTAACTATGTTGATGAGCTCAATGCATTTCTGTCATCTGGAGAGCTGGAAAATATTGTCATCAGTGTGCATTTTGCTAAA ACAAG GATGATTGAAAGTACAGATTCTCCTACACAGGGACTCAGTCAATTGTGTGACTCTGGAAAACAGAATGTTGAGGATGAATTCATCAGCTTCATTCATAGAAATACTATTCAAGGCCCAAAAGATTGCAAAGAg gAAAGCACTTTTGTTATCTTAGCTACAATAAAACATATTGTGGCTGATGTCAATTGGTGGTACAGAGCTTGCTTATGCGGTAAAGTTGTTTACCCTGAttccaaaatgtttttttgtgaGAAATGTAACAAACATGTTATCAAAGTCCAACAGAG gTATAAGCTGAAGCTGCGAGTGATTGATGAAACGGATTCCACGACTTTCGTTCTATTTGACAGGGATGCCACTACACTTATCAATAAATCTTGCACCGAATTATTTGAAACTCATGATAAG aatGGTGATTCTAGTGTACTACCAAAAGACTTTGATCTTTTGATTAACAAAGTTGTGTTGTTTAAAGTTGGTTGTGTTAAAGATCAATCTCTTAG gatcggtgatgggcgtttccaaaagaatgatgttggcgaaagcactgaaggaggctcgtgtcgccaaggcaggcgcctcCTCC